In one Anabrus simplex isolate iqAnaSimp1 chromosome 9, ASM4041472v1, whole genome shotgun sequence genomic region, the following are encoded:
- the LOC136881326 gene encoding pancreatic lipase-related protein 2, with protein MKALSVFFTGLSLVAVFSHPTETPRFMLMPDGDGKLHLVDLEQTEEVRAINPVTDIQLLVYTRNNPTSPQYIRIENNQVASNFNPSAQTRFVSHGWNSAASHMDEIRAAYMADSSTNYNVILVDWSGLAGTLYTTAKSNSLQVGEYLAKVVSYLIQNKGVNANNIRLVGHSLGAQLSGVAGNRLGGILPMITGLDPAAPLFGSESQANRLDSTDAKFVQVIHTCAGLLGWKDPMGHVDFYPNKGEPIQPGCGVDLGGACSHGRSHEYFAESITTTKGFRGYKCSNWNNYNSGNCNNNQQAMMGEKVSHSVSGSFYLKTAKSSPYALG; from the exons ATGAAGGCTCTATCAGTGTTCTTCACCGGGCTCAGCCTGGTCGCAG TCTTTTCGCATCCCACGGAGACTCCACGCTTCATGTTGATGCCAGACGGTGACGGCAAACTACATCTCGTGGATCTTGAACAGACTGAAGAAGTACGTGCCATCAACCCCGTCACAGATATACAGCTGCTTGTCTACACCAG AAACAACCCTACATCACCGCAGTACATCAGAATCGAAAATAATCAGGTTGCCAGCAACTTCAATCCCAGTGCGCAGACGAGATTCGTTTCTCATGGATGGAATTCTGCAGCATCGCACATGGATGAGATCCGAGCAG CCTACATGGCCGACAGCAGCACCAACTACAATGTCATCCTAGTGGACTGGTCAGGACTTGCGGGTACGCTTTATACTACCGCCAAGTCTAACTCGCTGCAAGTGGGAGAATATCTGGCGAAGGTGGTTTCCTACCTGATACAGAACAAAGGTGTAAATGCCAATAATATTCGACTGGTGGGACACAGCCTTGGAGCGCAACTGTCGGGTGTGGCCGGCAACAGGCTAGGAGGAATTCTGCCCATGATAACAG GTCTGGATCCAGCTGCTCCTCTCTTCGGCTCTGAATCACAGGCAAATCGCTTGGACAGCACGGACGCCAAGTTCGTCCAGGTCATCCACACCTGTGCAGGATTACTGGGATGGAAAGATCCTATGGGACACGTGGATTTTTACCCGAACAAGGGCGAACCCATCCAGCCAGGTTGTGGAGTGGACCTAGGAG GTGCATGCAGTCACGGCCGATCACACGAGTATTTCGCTGAATCCATCACAACCACCAAGGGCTTCAGGGGCTATAAGTGTTCCAACTGGAACAACTACAATAGCGGCAACTGTAACAATAACCAGCAGGCTATGATGGGAGAGAAGGTATCTCACAG TGTTTCGGGAAGCTTCTATCTCAAAACAGCCAAATCTTCTCCCTATGCTCTGGGATAA